A single genomic interval of Pangasianodon hypophthalmus isolate fPanHyp1 chromosome 8, fPanHyp1.pri, whole genome shotgun sequence harbors:
- the LOC113533311 gene encoding cytosolic sulfotransferase 3, giving the protein MEGIDLSLLKSLSRPELFEFEGISMVQYFTDNWENIQNFKARPDDILIATYPKAGTTWVSYMLELLYFGNTEPERQTSMPIYIRVPFLESLFPGMPSGVELADNLPTTPRLIKTHLPVQLVPKSFWEQNCKVVYVARNAKDNAVSYFHFERMNMGQPDPGDWNTFLQRFMEGKKVFGPWYDHVCGYWEKKQTYSNLHYMFFEDMVEDTGREVGHLCSFLGLSTAIEERERITKSTHFDAMKQNKMTNYSTVPILDFTISPFMRKGKVGDWKNHFTVAQNEQFDEHYKQKMKNTTLQFRTEI; this is encoded by the exons ATGGAAGGAATTGATCTTTCTTTG CTGAAATCGCTCAGTCGGCCAGAATTGTTTGAATTTGAAGGCATCTCTATGGTTCAGTACTTCACTGACAACTGGGAGAATATTCAGAACTTCAAGGCAAGACCAGATGACATCCTCATTGCTACTTACCCCAAAGCAG GGACCACCTGGGTGTCCTATATGTTGGAACTTCTCTATTTCGGCAATACAGAACCCGAGCGTCAGACCTCAATGCCCATCTACATCAGAGTGCCTTTCCTTGAGTCGCTCTTCCCTGGGATGCCTTCAG GGGTTGAACTGGCAGATAATTTACCCACCACTCCACGACTCATTAAAACTCATCTACCTGTTCAGTTGGTGCCCAAGTCCTTCTGGGAACAGAACTGCAAG GTTGTCTATGTAGCTCGTAATGCCAAGGACAATGCTGTGTCTTATTTCCACTTCGAGCGCATGAACATGGGACAACCTGACCCAGGAGACTGGAACACCTTTCTTCAGAGGTTCATGGAaggaaaga AGGTGTTTGGACCTTGGTATGATCATGTGTGTGGCTACTGGGAGAAGAAGCAGACGTACTCTAATCTTCACTACATGTTCTTTGAGGACATGGTGGAG gACACAGGGCGTGAGGTAGGGCACTTGTGCTCCTTCCTTGGTTTATCTACAGCAatagaagagagggagaggattACAAAATCCACTCACTTCGATGCTATGAAGCAAAACAAGATGACCAACTATTCTACAGTCCCAATCTTGGATTTTACAATCTCACCTTTCATGCGCAAAG GTAAAGTCGGCGACTGGAAGAATCACTTCACTGTGGCTCAGAATGAGCAGTTTGATGAACACTACAAGCAGAAGATGAAGAACACAACTTTACAGTTCCGCACAGAGATTTAG
- the LOC113533223 gene encoding cytosolic sulfotransferase 3 — translation MEGFDVSLMLTSRPEIFDFEGISMVHYFTDDWENVQNFQARPDDILIATYPKAGTTWVSYILDQLYFGNTAPERQTSVPIYLRVPFLEAVIPKIPTGVELVSNLSTTPRLIKTHLPVQLVPKSFWEQNCKVVYVARNAKDNAVSYFHFERMNFIQPDPGDWNNFLQQFMDGKKVFGPWHDHVSGYWEKKQTYSNLHYMFFEDMVENTAREVEHLCSFLGLSTPTEEREKITKNSHFDAMKQNKMTNYSTIPVMNFSISPFMRKGKVGDWKNHFTVAQNEQFDKHYKAKMKDPTLKFRTQI, via the exons ATGGAAGGCTTTGATGTTTCTTTG ATGTTGACCAGCCGACCAGAAATCTTTGATTTTGAAGGCATCTCTATGGTGCATTATTTTACTGATGACTGGGAAAATGTTCAGAACTTCCAGGCAAGACCAGACGACATTCTCATTGCTACTTACCCCAAAGCAG GCACCACCTGGGTTTCCTACATCTTAGACCAACTTTATTTTGGCAATACAGCACCAGAGCGCCAGACCTCAGTACCCATCTACTTGCGAGTGCCTTTCCTTGAGGCAGTTATTCCTAAGATACCTACAG GGGTTGAACTAGTAAGTAATTTATCCACCACACCAAGACTCATCAAAACGCATCTACCTGTTCAGCTGGTGCCCAAGTCCTTCTGGGAACAGAACTGCAAG GTTGTCTATGTAGCTCGAAATGCCAAAGACAATGCTGTGTCTTATTTCCACTTTGAGCGTATGAATTTCATACAACCTGATCCAGGAGACTGGAACAATTTTCTACAGCAGTTCATGGACGGAAAGA AGGTGTTTGGACCTTGGCATGATCATGTGTCTGGCTACTGGGAGAAGAAGCAGACGTACTCTAATCTTCACTACATGTTCTTTGAGGATATGGTGGAG AACACTGCTCGTGAGGTGGAGCATCTTTGCTCTTTCCTTGGTTTATCTACACCAacggaagagagagagaagattacAAAAAATTCCCATTTTGATGCCATGAAGCAAAATAAGATGACCAACTACTCCACAATCCCAGTCATGAATTTTTCGATCTCACCATTTATGCGCAAAG GTAAAGTCGGTGACTGGAAGAATCACTTCACCGTGGCTCAGAATGAGCAGTTTGATAAACACTACAAAGCGAAGATGAAGGACCCAACTTTAAAATTTCGAACACAGATTTAG